tCGATGAATACTGGATTAATATTACGATCTATTTGATTATAAAAGGATACGTTCGTCTATCAATttcaagattaaaaaaaaatatttcactcgTCATTTCTCAAGAACTTATAACATATTGAAGTCattgaaagaattaattaaaatatgatttcgttcgatcgttcgtcaAAATTTTTCAGGcatttttttctacatatataaaataaaaacattcttcgctcgtgttattattgtttttctttatttttttttttttttcaaacaaatattatataagcatatataaaattaattgaaaaattaattaatacattaatttatCTCGTTACATCGATCATGTATTTTGCATTAACATCTTGATAGATCATGTacgttgaaatatatatatatatatatatacacatacatataataatatgagaaTGACCTTGTTAGTTAGCTTTTCAATGTTTCTTGTAACATTGCCGTAACACTCGTAGTAGCATTGAATTGGTTGTGTAAAAATGACGTGTATAATAGATCGTTTGGAAAGTATGATCTATGGATCAAGGAGACATGCTCAAGTGCCGAGGTTCGAATAACTAATCCATTAAAACGTTGCTATTCTTTTTATAGGCATTATCACTCTATGGAAGTCTTCGCTACATTTGATATCATCGACTCGAGTGGCAAGAAAGTGGCAGAGGGTCACAAAGCATCCTTTTGTTTGGAGGATAATCAATGTATTCCAGGAGTTGTGCCACGGTAAATGTATAAGAACGACAGAAGTATCttgtaattattcatattatacatGATTGGATCAAAAGTTGATGTTAAATATTAGTCGTTCATTATTGAAACATTTTagcttaattatttttttttctcttacctttttattaattctttcttttcttacgattatttaaagaagaaaaaaaattagcctGGAAAgtcttgagagagagagagagagagagaaagagtcattgattattaaaaaaaaaaaaaaaaaaacaaaaaaaaagagtaaaaagagaaaagagaaacttttGGTCCATCGTGTATAAAAGGTATTCCATCCTAAATAGTAGCTCTTCAAATATCTCATTTAgttgaaataatacaaaacaaaaaaaatatttttacaccTTATTGTACGAATTACGGGAGAaactgttttttatttttttttttttttttttttaacttaggCCACAtctttcataattattgtttcgtgtatatatatatatatatatatatatatatattttttttttttacagatataAATGTGCTAATTACGGTGACCAAGGAATCTCCGTTAATTGTAGCGACATATACAAACACAATATCGATTGTCAGTGGGTGGACATTTCCGAGTTAGAACCAGGACAATATACGCTtaaggtaaatatataatagattaatagattttattattaaatagtaaCCTTTGTCTCTTTATGCCtacaaaaatttctaattaacttcttccttccttttattctctGTCATTTTACACTGCACGTTCACATCAACAATTAAGAAAAAGCTTTCattttatcactttttttctctctatctctctctccctctctctctcccactctctctctctctctctctctctgccgtattttcttttttattttcttctcttcctttttttttcaggtcGCTGTTAATCCGGAGTTTAAGGTCGGCGAAATGTCGTTCGACAATAACGCAGCGATCTGTCGTTTGCTTTATACCGAAACATTCGCAACTGTGCATAGTTGCGTCATGGGACGACCTTGATATGAtccaatgaaattataataatactcttGTTATCTAAATTTTCGATAGGACAATGCAAACTGAGAGGCTGCTTATCATTTTTTCCTCATACaccctttatctctctctctctctctctctctctctctctctctctctttctctatttatctatttctctctgtcttatcataaaatttttattaattctcatAGATGATGTTTACGATTTTtcagaaataaaatcgaacgatACACTTTAACTATTGTAagaataaatctatataaaaaagaggacGCCGGTCGTTATCGCATAGCAAACGATCGATCGTCTAACGTTGCTATACTCTCtagctgtctctctctctctctctctctctctctctttctttattccttgCACTCCGATGATCGGTGTATACGATGCATAAAGTGGACGCTATTTTAGACTATTATAGGTAGCTGACGTAAAagcattctttattcttccatAGTGTAGACGACAACAAAGTAGACACTATGACTCCATGAATTTACACTGGTTACATATTGCACTTAATTCGTTTCACGTTTTAGTATAGAATCATTcgctgtctatctatctctctatcttcgtaTACTAATTGATACGAATGATCGagacacagaaagagagagagagagagagagagagagagagagagattttattGTGTTCTCATCCACAAAATTACAACACGCCTTTGGAATTGCATTTTAACTAGGTTTTGTCTTTTCGAAGGACGATCGATCAGCGGTTTCTATGATCGATGTATCGTtgcagaaaataaaaggaatagagagagagaaagagagagagagagaagaaaaattgttataatggATAGTTATGCATCATGTGTAAAATAATActcattttgaaataaaataaatgtatgatcgacaatgatgatgatgatcgatGATCACGATTacgtagaaaaacaaaaattttgacgagtacaattataatttttttctttctccgcataattacataattggaatttttcttattaattattaaaaatgttcttATGATTATCACACaggcatacacacatacatatgtgtgtgtgtgtatataaaaattgtaattttctttgttcAAATATCTTCAGATTGATTTTGacattaatttcatatatgtCTGTACACACgtttgtttatatttgttGGTTTATATATAACTAAAGAATGTATATAAACGTGATGATTATATTTTGAAGAAGTTCAAAAGaggtgaattaaaaaaaaaaaaagaaatacattaaTTTGTGAGTTCTATCTGGCAGAAGTATCatataaaagttttaaaataaatttttatcgctTTTACTTTGCTACAtgacagaaaagagaaagagagagagaaagagagagagagagagagagagagagagagagagagagagaaagagaaagagaatagtcCTTTTTAACGAGTTTAAGGTTTAAGCGTTTAAATTAGTTTTGTTAGGCTAGAATCTAATTAACTCGATGCTTACCCGAGCCAAGCTTGTCGTTTTTTGTCGTCTTTATGAGCAACCTACGCGCTTCGACTTTCATAATATTAACGCTATTACGTCGGTACAAAACGTACATCCGATAACTAAATCAGTCGGACTTGGATACATACAttcatgtacatatgtacacataaatataaatatgaatgcaattgtattataaattgtatatatatatatatatacctatggattacaatatgtaatatatctatagataagaataattaacttGACAATCTCACATATAATTAAAGACATATTTAGATAGTAAAATTGTTCagaatgatatatttattttattgagatAATGAACTTCTATATAGTttgacaaatttatatatatatatatatatatatatatatatatatatatatataaattatatatatatataaaatattatatatatatataaaatatatatatatatatatatatatatataaatttggaTTCAGTTAGTTTTAATAACGAGCATGGATGAAgagaacaaaatgaaaaagaaaagaaataatattatgaataaaaataaagaagagaaatataacgacgatgaattgttaagaataattaatttaaagatgataaaagagaaattatttggaataaaaataaaaattgaaatttaatgaaacCAACGGGAAACGAACGAATTCGTTAATGAAATAAAGTCCGCAAGATGGCTGAGAAATGGAAAGATGGCTCTTGATCGTAAGATCAATTGTCAGCCTTTTTTAGAAGAACGACAATCCAGTCATAGAACCGTtctaaaaacgattttatcgatGTAACACAATTTTGTATAGGAGTGGTAttaagtaaaaaggaaaagacccTGTCAGTCAATTAAAGATTATGTTCACCTTAAATGGCTGCAGAAAGTCAACGTGACTGTGTTGGCCGAAGTATATAATTCGTTTAAGAGGTACATAGACTGGCGGGTCTAGGCCAGGCAGAAATATGGCTTCCACGGTTCTGTTGCTCGAGAATATCTTTGTCCCAGTCGAGATTTTAAACGTTATCGGCATCGACATGAAGCTACTTCTTTGTCCTACGAgtaatcgtcgtcgttttcgtcgtaATAATCAAAAAGCTATCGTCAAATTTCGTGAATTATTAGTGATTATTGAGAAATATCGCAGTATGAAAAAGATCGTTAATCAATCGGACACTTCCTATCTTCGTTAACAACGTTTCTCGTTCATCAACGTGTATACTCGGTGTATTCAAAGCCGAGAGATATTcttctttagaaaaaaaaaaggaaaaaaaaaaaacagaaagaaaaaaaaggaagaaaaaaaaagaaggaaagaaacttCGTCCTCGTCCTTGAAAATTTCTACGACCTTAATTATCCTCAACACATTCATCGAACAACTTCAACGTATTAATTCGGAAACTTGTCTCTGGGACGATCGAATCGTGCtttcaataattacgataattcttCATCGAGATATGACTCTCGTGGTTGAATTTATTCGACGgaatcgaaattaatattaaagagaaTCCTTTTACGTGGATTCTACGTCTATCTTCGATAATCTACTCCAATTAcgaatattcttcttcttcttcttcttcttctctttttttttccattgacGTCATTCAAATCGTCGAAGAGATAAATCTAACAAGACCAGGATTCGTGTTCCAATGTCCAGctaaatcgatcgatgatgAAAGGACTATCGTGATATATTGAATTACGAAGGAccgaggaggaagaggaggaggagcaagaggtagaggaagaggaagaggggaaGGAAACGCTTCGAGGGATTTTCATCGGCCAAGTAATAGCAAACTAatagtccttttttttttcttttttcttttttcttttttacctttcttcGTACGTAACTAAAAcgtaaaagggaaaagagaatgttgttgtcgtcgtcgtcgacatcgtcatcgtcgttgtcgtcgtcgtcgtctataAAATTCTTCAAAAACGTCAATCCTCAATTATGATTCGCTTGATCACAATCGTCATCACTATGTCAAGATTTTCGATGACGAACATATTGTTCTTCCTTTCGATATTGAACTTTACGATGGAGGAACAAGTAGTATGCGGAAAAAATCGAACACTCGTAGAAATACCAGGAGATGCAATGTTATCCGGTAAGTAATCGTGATCtttaaatcctttttcttcttcttcttatatgattaaaaaataaataaataaataaataaataaataaattattttgttcCAATGTCCTGTAGTTTTCGTCGATCTGAACTATGGAACCTTTTGTAACTTTACGTCTGTCAAAGGATACGAAGAAATTTCAACGGCAATATTCGTCATAAAAATCTTGAACAAATTGAAATACGTGCCCGATTTAACGTTGGGTAAAGcagataataaatttgtattaggattatcaaagaaaaatttttttcatttctttctttggtttttttttctttttttcttttttttttttttcttttcctttcatcgATACTCGCGCGAGACAATCTATATGATAATCtttaacgatttttatagGATTAAGGATCTTCGATACGTGCCAGGAAGAGACTATAGTTTATAAGCAAACTTTACAAGCTGCCGTGGATATTGATTGTTctgaaaattatgaaatggGCGTACTTGTACCAGCCATCTATAACAATATTCTCGAGCCTTTGCATAATTTTAGTGTATTACCTATCAGTTCTTACAGTGAACAGAATCTGACGAAGCCATTGATCAATATCATGGTGCATTATATCAGTACGAGATTCGAATCTATCGATTTGGTCCTAATCAATTCTGATTTTCTATTGGATTATTTTTTCGAAGCGGCAAGAAACTCTGGTATATGCGTGAAGAACTACAAGGATATTAAGGAATTGGAGGAAAATATTACCGAAGCATTGATCGTTGTTATCGGAAACATCGACGATATAAAAAGGTCGAttgaaaagggagaaaaggtcGAAGGACCTAGAAAAACGTGGATAGTTTTATCTCTCGACAGGTCCCATGTTGATGGTAAACATTTCGAAggtttcgataaaatattaatgtaacgaaaagaattttctaagATTTCAAACATATTTCGTTGTACAGGTTGAGTTAAAATTTTTGGcagttcttttcattttctttttttttgtttccttaaTCAATTACTCCTTCTCGAGACTTTttagataaatttctttttctttctcttcaaagaagaaaattagttCTAATATGTCTGGTTAAGgagtaatcgattttttttttttttttttttttttttttttaaatcacctTATAACCTTTGACCcaatctgtattttttttggttgataataatagaaaattcatttatacattattcGCGAATAGATTAGAAACTTTATTTGTTTGAATGATGagaaaattttgaattatttcagaTCTGGTGCCATCAGGATCGTACATCGTCAGAATGGTATCCTTCGATATCGATACGAAGCAAGGActttttcaatcgatcgaaAAGTTTTCCGAAAAGAGTATCAATACGATAACACATTCACCATATCTTTTAGGTATTGGTAAAGCTATAATCGAATTGGCAGGACTCTTGCATGAtttacgaaagagaaattgtCCTCGAGAAAATGTATCTTGCGCGATGCCACGTTTCACTTCTCACAATCGtcaagatattaaaaatgtcgATATTTACGAAACACTACAAGTTTTACCGAAAGCTCagtcaataaaatatatcgtttctATGAAAGATCATCAGGACTCGCTCGTCGATGTTGCGACGTATAATATCGAGCCaaataaatttcgaatattgccggaaaaaaaaataccgagAATGCCAAAGCTCTGTTTGAAAAAATTCGCCAACAATTGCGAGCAATGTGCGAACTTTCAAAGGAGATCCGATTCACGTGATTTAATTAAAGGTTAGTAATTTTTAAGTAGAaggaataatttcaaaaaaaaaaaaagaaaaaagaaaaaaaaaagaaaatagacaaAACGTGCTTTTGACGTAAATACGGAGATTGACTGGGATAAAAGTTTCCTTAAGTAGATCCAAAGTTCCTAAACTTATAAGTTTTGCaatctgaagaaaaaaaaaaagaaaaaaaaaacaagaaacaaaaaaaaaagcaaaaaaaaaattaaacaaaaaaagaacagtaTCTCGTTAAGGGTGTAATTGATTTTGTAAACTAGCGTATAAATTTTTGGCTCGTCCTATAGACAATATGACATTAAGTCGattcatattgaaaattattattaaataatgaacgaaaagaaagatatgttttttctataatgatatattttcaaataatattcgttCTAACTCTATGAGAACGGAACATTTTAATGGATAagatatatcgttatatctgacatatgatatttttaaataaaacatttatcaaaaatagattatattttgaaatataggTACACAAGAAGATGGTTTCTTAAAGACAGAAACTTGGATACCAATCTTCCTAACGGTTGCCGTTAGCGGTACTTTTGCTtgcatcgtcatcatcatatttattttatatcgttatttcgtCGAGGATATACTAGATGGAAATCCAACGTTAACGATCGTTCTGATATTAGGAAATATATTCACATTGCAAACGGTTCTACCATTTTGCATGAACGACGATCAGTATAGTACTCGAGAGCATTTGAACTCAAGAAAGATCTTCGTGACTACGTTAGCCTTTGGCCTGCTCTTTTCAGTGATGTTGTCGAGGGCCCTATTTCTAGCATTCTCTACGGGTGGTCTATTTACCACTCACATAAACGGTTACCTCCAGGGGCTAATGGTGTTCTTCGTGTTCGGTGTACAAATCGCCATATCGACcagttatttctttctcagCACCCTCGACTCCGCTATCGTAGTCAGGAGTCTCATTTTTATTGCTCTCTTAGGTAATCTTTTAATGCaaaatcataatattcttttttcttttattttatttttattttttcgttttttctttcttttttttttttttttttgtaacgaaACTTATAAGACCGTAGAAATTATTTcgctatataaataaataaagataagaagaattttaaatctttttaatattattacaaaataattttcatgtctcctcgtaataattcattatttttaatataataataagatatatataaatatatatatgtatataatgaaatatttaatattgtctgtctatttaattttattacacgataggaaatatcatttttgttatatcatattttataatataaaaataatatgtatatatatatatatatatatacatctgtttattatattaatatattatattatttataatattaatacattaatatatatattattattatatacatatatattattaagataaataagaaaatattttctaatttttatttatttctataggtTACGATATATTCTTACTGGCAATGTTATTCGTCGTTTGCTGTTTCATCGCTCacatagaaagaaattatcgCGAAGGGAAGTGTTTTTTTGGAACAGTGATTGGCTTAGTTGTTAGCTGGGCTATCTGGGTGACGTCTTTCATCCTGATGGAGCCGGAAATTCGCGACACTGTGGTCTGTTTTGGTATATTAGCTACGGCCTACCTAATCATCATTGGTATTCTCATTCCGAGAACTTATTACATGGTGACAAATTTGCCAAGAGAGATAGACTTTCGAGCAAGATGCAATCCTGTCATCGATTTAACATCCGATCCAAGAACAACAAATGCTTTTGCTAGACAGGTCAGAAGAAAGAATCAACGTACAAAAATAACACTTTCATttcaaaattcaaaaattaattaaagtcaACTTTCTGACTTTCTTCATttacttcctctttctttattttagcACTTGACTAGTTTCAAAGCCTTTTCATCCACGGTTCATTGAACTGTATCGTAAATCTTGTGTAACGCACCAGCCCCCTCCCAACCCCTCTTGTTCTTCCCTTTCTCCAATTATGCCTCGCATAGATTTCTTACTTGGATTAAAAGCACGTTGTCGCATGTGCAACCTTTTATAGATTCTCTgttaaatcattatttatttattattattattattattattattattattattattattattattttatagattaaCTCATCGTAATATTTTACGTTAAAGTCATTTTatgcttcttttatttcatagaAGACCGTCGCGTATTCATCTTTGCTCTTACACTTGATGTTTgatgaaatttgaaaaaaagaaaaaaaaagaaaaaagaaaaaaaaggaaagaaatattgtttatttgttgtatcgatcgatcgagaataaataatagatctttctctcttatgatTCTAATATAGAATCGAGGATTTTATGATTACGTTCATCCCATGGGTGCTGGTAGTACAAACAACCTACAAGCTCCTCCTATGTTTCCAAATTATTACGGTAGTTCAAGCCCAAATCCAAGGTCACTGAGTCATTGCAGGAGTCCTGATCCCAGGAGAATACCAGGTTACAATAATTATGGTTTTCGTCCGGAGATgagagaaattgaaaattcatACGGTGTACCACGTGTATGCGTCGAAAATATTGATGTGAGTGACTCTATgacgatgataaaattaatatatatatatatatatatatccattatattattagaaaataaaaaaaaaattcgataattattatttattgatttgcACGTCGACGTGTTAAATTTTTCAGGTTTAATTGAAAACACAATTTtgtaatgtttatttaaaatgtttataaaaaattttattttattttaatttctttcttttttttttaattaaatttcgattatttattatttaacaagaataaatttatgcgaaaaaatgtacaaaagatattagataattatatcgatttatgGCCAGTGATTACATTGTCAATCAACGTGTCCCAAAcgttttcataaatttcatacaaaataattaatttattataattaatttaatattaatcttaatattattaatatcatatacatataaataatattatacaaatatattatatttatatatgtaggtatgagtaaagtttattaatacaaattatatatttcataaataatatcaatacactttaataatattattaattgatattaatatataaatcacatacctatataaatatatatatatatatatatatatatatgcgtatataattatatataaaaaaaacaaacaaaaaaaaaattcaatcaattttaaaaatgaatcggAAGGTCGAtggataatattatcgatagtattattattttgtcaaaaaaaaaaaaaaaaaaaaaaaaaaaaaaaaaaaaaaaaagaaagaaaaaaataaaataaaataaaataaaataaaattcatggaaatcttaaaaaaagaatcagaGTAAAATGTTCAAGTAGTGCCGTTATGTTTTAGCCTCAAAGCGTCCAGATCGAGAGGAGCAACGTAGATTCGGCTTACGCTTTACCGAAGTCtcaacgaaagaagaagaaaaaattaatattagagGAGAAAGATTGTATCGAGACGGACGTTTACGTCGAGAACAGATTACCTTTGAACCGAAGAGAACACGACGAATCGTATCCTTCGAGATGTGTCACTCCAAAAATGGGACAAACAGAAGCGACGATTTGTGAAGAACAGGAGGACTTagatattaatagaataacaagattttgatttcttaatttatatatatatatatatatatatatatatatatatatatatagattgattgatataaattattgatataaattaaggaataatatatcaaaaaaaaaaaaaataaaaaaaaagtaagaaaagttttataatttaatgtgtgaaatattttaagattacgaaataaaaaatacttgaCTTCTGATTAAACCGGAAGTTCAttgatttctttcattttttctctatgGAACACCTTgtacttctttttaattaattccatATTTCAATCAattgttttgaaaaatataaaaaaaaaaaaacagattatTGAACaagtatagaaataaatttaatcaattgacgaaatattagtttaatattattgtacgtAATAATACgcatttttaaatgtaaatgatCTTaagagataat
The genomic region above belongs to Vespa crabro chromosome 2, iyVesCrab1.2, whole genome shotgun sequence and contains:
- the LOC124421811 gene encoding protein bride of sevenless isoform X2; translated protein: MIRLITIVITMSRFSMTNILFFLSILNFTMEEQVVCGKNRTLVEIPGDAMLSVFVDLNYGTFCNFTSVKGYEEISTAIFVIKILNKLKYVPDLTLGLRIFDTCQEETIVYKQTLQAAVDIDCSENYEMGVLVPAIYNNILEPLHNFSVLPISSYSEQNLTKPLINIMVHYISTRFESIDLVLINSDFLLDYFFEAARNSGICVKNYKDIKELEENITEALIVVIGNIDDIKRSIEKGEKVEGPRKTWIVLSLDRSHVDDLVPSGSYIVRMVSFDIDTKQGLFQSIEKFSEKSINTITHSPYLLGIGKAIIELAGLLHDLRKRNCPRENVSCAMPRFTSHNRQDIKNVDIYETLQVLPKAQSIKYIVSMKDHQDSLVDVATYNIEPNKFRILPEKKIPRMPKLCLKKFANNCEQCANFQRRSDSRDLIKGTQEDGFLKTETWIPIFLTVAVSGTFACIVIIIFILYRYFVEDILDGNPTLTIVLILGNIFTLQTVLPFCMNDDQYSTREHLNSRKIFVTTLAFGLLFSVMLSRALFLAFSTGGLFTTHINGYLQGLMVFFVFGVQIAISTSYFFLSTLDSAIVVRSLIFIALLGYDIFLLAMLFVVCCFIAHIERNYREGKCFFGTVIGLVVSWAIWVTSFILMEPEIRDTVVCFGILATAYLIIIGILIPRTYYMVTNLPREIDFRARCNPVIDLTSDPRTTNAFARQNRGFYDYVHPMGAGSTNNLQAPPMFPNYYGSSSPNPRSLSHCRSPDPRRIPGYNNYGFRPEMREIENSYGVPRVCVENIDCRYVLASKRPDREEQRRFGLRFTEVSTKEEEKINIRGERLYRDGRLRREQITFEPKRTRRIVSFEMCHSKNGTNRSDDL
- the LOC124421811 gene encoding protein bride of sevenless isoform X1 translates to MIRLITIVITMSRFSMTNILFFLSILNFTMEEQVVCGKNRTLVEIPGDAMLSVFVDLNYGTFCNFTSVKGYEEISTAIFVIKILNKLKYVPDLTLGLRIFDTCQEETIVYKQTLQAAVDIDCSENYEMGVLVPAIYNNILEPLHNFSVLPISSYSEQNLTKPLINIMVHYISTRFESIDLVLINSDFLLDYFFEAARNSGICVKNYKDIKELEENITEALIVVIGNIDDIKRSIEKGEKVEGPRKTWIVLSLDRSHVDDLVPSGSYIVRMVSFDIDTKQGLFQSIEKFSEKSINTITHSPYLLGIGKAIIELAGLLHDLRKRNCPRENVSCAMPRFTSHNRQDIKNVDIYETLQVLPKAQSIKYIVSMKDHQDSLVDVATYNIEPNKFRILPEKKIPRMPKLCLKKFANNCEQCANFQRRSDSRDLIKGTQEDGFLKTETWIPIFLTVAVSGTFACIVIIIFILYRYFVEDILDGNPTLTIVLILGNIFTLQTVLPFCMNDDQYSTREHLNSRKIFVTTLAFGLLFSVMLSRALFLAFSTGGLFTTHINGYLQGLMVFFVFGVQIAISTSYFFLSTLDSAIVVRSLIFIALLGYDIFLLAMLFVVCCFIAHIERNYREGKCFFGTVIGLVVSWAIWVTSFILMEPEIRDTVVCFGILATAYLIIIGILIPRTYYMVTNLPREIDFRARCNPVIDLTSDPRTTNAFARQNRGFYDYVHPMGAGSTNNLQAPPMFPNYYGSSSPNPRSLSHCRSPDPRRIPGYNNYGFRPEMREIENSYGVPRVCVENIDPQSVQIERSNVDSAYALPKSQRKKKKKLILEEKDCIETDVYVENRLPLNRREHDESYPSRCVTPKMGQTEATICEEQEDLDINRITRF
- the LOC124421811 gene encoding uncharacterized protein LOC124421811 isoform X3, coding for MIRLITIVITMSRFSMTNILFFLSILNFTMEEQVVCGKNRTLVEIPGDAMLSVFVDLNYGTFCNFTSVKGYEEISTAIFVIKILNKLKYVPDLTLGLRIFDTCQEETIVYKQTLQAAVDIDCSENYEMGVLVPAIYNNILEPLHNFSVLPISSYSEQNLTKPLINIMVHYISTRFESIDLVLINSDFLLDYFFEAARNSGICVKNYKDIKELEENITEALIVVIGNIDDIKRSIEKGEKVEGPRKTWIVLSLDRSHVDDLVPSGSYIVRMVSFDIDTKQGLFQSIEKFSEKSINTITHSPYLLGIGKAIIELAGLLHDLRKRNCPRENVSCAMPRFTSHNRQDIKNVDIYETLQVLPKAQSIKYIVSMKDHQDSLVDVATYNIEPNKFRILPEKKIPRMPKLCLKKFANNCEQCANFQRRSDSRDLIKGYDIFLLAMLFVVCCFIAHIERNYREGKCFFGTVIGLVVSWAIWVTSFILMEPEIRDTVVCFGILATAYLIIIGILIPRTYYMVTNLPREIDFRARCNPVIDLTSDPRTTNAFARQNRGFYDYVHPMGAGSTNNLQAPPMFPNYYGSSSPNPRSLSHCRSPDPRRIPGYNNYGFRPEMREIENSYGVPRVCVENIDPQSVQIERSNVDSAYALPKSQRKKKKKLILEEKDCIETDVYVENRLPLNRREHDESYPSRCVTPKMGQTEATICEEQEDLDINRITRF